A stretch of DNA from Mus musculus strain C57BL/6J chromosome 6, GRCm38.p6 C57BL/6J:
TTTTCTTGGGttccatatttgtgtgtgtgtgtcccccacTTTTGTTATCCCACCGAATCCAATAAGTGAACCCCATATGTGTATGAgaccatccactggaacatgagAAATCAACTAGTgaccacacaggaaaaaaaaaattctaactaCTAACAACAATCTTCTTAGTAGGGGACAGGGTCTGGAGAATATCTCCTCTATTTTTGCCTTGAATTTGGCTTGCTTGATCTTATGAAGGTGTTGTGCAGATAGTGCAAGGTGTTATGAGTTCATGAGTGTAATAGCTAGGTTATGTCAATAATACATTTCATAGCACTTTCCCCCATCAaccagctcttacattctttctgtttcttcctcctgAGCTGCGGTGATGGCAGTGGTAATGGTAGAGgtagttgttgtttgttgttgttgtggtggtggtggtggtggtggtggtggtggtggttgtggtggtggtggtatgaaAGATTCCCCTTAGTCTCAGTACTCTGAAGAGTTATGAATCTCTTCACTGACTgttccctgtttaaaaaaaaaaaaagaaagaaaacttttctGACAAATTCTGAGATTAACTGATGTCTATGGGtataaacaaatattcaaaaaaCCATCTGACAACATGACAATTTAGAAAAATGCAATAATAGGCTCTATCCTAGGGTCTATTCCTAACCATCCATGAACATTTGACTAGAATTACCATATCAGGAATGAAAAACTCCCTACTTTGGAGCAGGCCTAAAATTCAGTGAGAATGAGGTTGTTACCTATAACGGTTGTGCCACTATTACAGTAGTTGATACATTTTGCCTGGTAGATTGCTATTGTAGCATGCAAGGTACTGTACTAGGTAAGACCATTGATATCCTCTACCTACTGCCTCTAGTCTATGGAAtgatgttacatatatatatatatatatatatatatatatatatatatatatatatatatacacacacacacattcctggaCTGTCTCTTGGCCCATGAGAATATGAGAAACCACAATTTTACATGCTTGTCATAATAAATTCCATCATgttgttcctgccttgatggaaGAAAAACTTTCTGGAACTGTAAGTTTAAACTTTCTCAAGGACATTTTTGTTAAGTGGTTGGTCATAATGATGacattttaaatacttaataTTTTAGTGGTTTCAGTAGAAAAAATAACCATGCTGTTCTCGGGCTCTTGGAACTTATTTGTGGGACAAATGTAGGTAAATTTAGAGATGATCAGTAGGGCACCTTCTGACCACTGGAAGTAGAACCCTGTGGAATGTCCTAGTGTCAGTGTAAAATCCTAGAAAGTTGACAGAAAATAAGACAGTAGAGATTGCACTGAGATCTTAGGAAAAGGCTAAGATTACAGGCAATGTGGGGCAGGATCAGATTCCGTTCAGGAAGCTTGTGAATGGGCTCCGCATGAAGATGAGGTAAAATATCCAAGTTACAATAAAGTTCTTAGATGAATAGGGaatagattgttttgttttgttttgttttgttttgttttctgagaaaagCTGGTAGCTTTGAGTTGCATCTGCCTGAGGGAGAGTATAGACTGTGTGGCAAGGCCACAGGGTGGGATTAGCTAAGTCTCTCTGAGCTCAGATGATGGCAGCAGGTGCTCCagacattaaaaaacaacaacaacaacaaaaaaaaaacccttgtgaTTGAATATTTACTCTTCAGAGTTGTGTTGTCACTCTGGTGCATGGTTGCCTTTAGTAATGGCGGTGTCTACTTTGAGCCATGGTATACTGGAAACTAATTTTTGTGGATTTGTAGGAAGTTAGAGCTGTGCTTATCTTCGGTCTTAGAAGAATTTAGAAATAGGACTTGTCAAGTGTTTCCAATGTGGTTGTCCAGTTTCTATGTCCTTGCTGTGGACTTTTCCCTCTTTGACAGTAACCTTTCCCCTATGGCTTACAGTTTGACATTTAATTTATTAGTGCTGCTCTGCACCCCTCCTGCCGGGAGGCTCTGTGTGGTTTATTGACAGTTCTTTGTTTACTTTTCAGGTTTGTACTACAAGgtttaagaataagaacaaggtttttttttttttttttttttttttagaaaaaaaaaagaaataggactTTTGAAAATGTTTGTTGACAGAATATTAAATTAGTGAAAACTACAGAACTCTGAGAAATCAGCCTGTGTTTTGAAGCCAGGCTACATAGAATTTTTGTCACCGTAGCTTGAACTAAGAAAGTAGACTTTCTTCTTAtacttttggttgtgagcctagcctttaatgcctgagccatctctccagccctacttccTTCTTCTTATccctaagggtgtgtgtgtgtatgtgtgtgtgtgtgtgtgtgtattttttctgaaaattttcatttattccaATGTGCTTTACCTCAAACCCACTACATCCTTAATTTCCTTAGATTATTCTAGataattccatgcattctttgtaGGATCTTCTACAACAAAATTTAATTTGAAGATGCATGACAAAATGGTGGGTAAAGGAAATCAGGTGAAGAAATGTGATTTTATCTCACTGTGCACactgaaataaaacaataaagatggtagctctttagATGGGGGAATATGACACAAGACTGATGTTCTCAACTTTACGAGAGTTCATCAAttacttttatcatttttttaacaaaatacctAAATGAAGCAGCTATGGAAGGATGATATTTTAGTATGTATTTTGAGAAAATAGTCAACCagggtggggaaggcatggtaTTGAATCCTGAGGTTgatggtcacattgcatctagaGTTGCACACCATAGAGAGCTAAAACCTTATGCACCTAGCTGTGTCCTTTGCAAACATTCTAAGCCAAAATTCAACTAAATTCTTTCACTTAAACTAAATGATTTTGCTCAGATTTTGCTTCCCCTCCTCAATTAACCaaatttagaaaatgttttataGTGATACACAGAGATTTATTTCCAAGTTGATCAGAGGTCCTGCCAAGTTGAATGTCAATAAAACTGTCATATATTGGGAGTGAAATAACTGTCATTAAATGGTTTTAGTCATTAAAATAATCGTTTCTCTTGAAAGGTGGTAATTTCTTGAATTTGAAATAAAGGATTAAATAAGGTTTATAGGAATAAAAGTGCCTTGAGTTAGTTCTATCTTAGGCAAATTTACTGAGTTGAATTGATCTTAAGCATGTAttgatatatatatttcttcttaATTGAAGAATTAACTCCTGTAaatagaagaaacacacacaattGATGGGAAATCACTATTCCCTATCTCATGTATTTTTGTGacaatgtgtgtgtttttataattAGCCAAGCTTTTAAGTGTAGGTATTAATTTATTAGGTTCTGTTAAAAAAGAACGTAAGCATGAACTTCAGAGTTCAAGATTCTAGCTATAAAAGGGATGTTATTACCATATTCAATGTTGCTTTATGAAATTGGTCAGAATGCAATTATGctaaattaaacatttttctaGAGAAGTAGATCATTTGAAGGTGTCCCTACTGTTATTAGACTTGGACATCACAGTTGAACCCAAAGCCAAGTCTAGATACCCATGCTCaatatgctaattaacaaaaatgTTAACAGTAGAAAGCAGAAAAGGAGATTTATCGATGCAGCCacattgggaagaggaacaaTGAGATCCATAGAAAACCTTAACATCATCATCAAGTTTCTGAATTGAGATTCAAGTTTAAACAGAGGGCAAAATTGTGTATATCAAAGCAGTTcctttcactgtatagccctgttCACCCATCATTTTCTGGGCTTCAGTTTCCTCCTCTATGGTAGTCTGACAAGTTGTAAGAGCAGTGTGCTATTTCTCTTAGGAAGACAGGTTCCCTACTCTGGCTGGTTTCGTTTCCTTCTGTCGCTATGAGATTCCTGAGGGAATTCTcattggttttgttctgttgtttcagtagtctgGTACATTGATAGAGCCAGGTGTTCATTAGAATGCCTTAATTTCTGCCTGAGTTCttacaatataattatataatctcTCTGTTCTTCTGTCCTTCCCTATACCTTTGGATGAAAGGATCACCATCTACATTGCTTCCACACTAATTGCCAACATATTTTTGCTTCAGAATCCAGAGTCTGATATCTTTTTAGTATCTTTCCTTACTCATCACCTACAAGGGGACTAAACCTATTACCTTGTTTTGCCATAGAAATTGAAGGTGATCATGAGTCTTGATGTTAAATTTGCTGGTGATTATAATTACTCTCACAATACTCTTCTTCCGGTTCTTCAGATCAAGTTGCATGTTTCCTTGTCTCTCCAAGTATATGAGACTAAATAGCTGGCCACTGTATATATCCTTATGtgttatgtttatttatatatccTTATGTATTATGTTTATTCTCTGGTTCCTCTTACCCATACTCTTTCCCAGTGTCTGTGTTGTGGACACACTGTTCATTTGAACCCTTTAACATTTAGTGACATAAAACAGATATTTTAGTTTCTACCTTGATGAGGAACAGTCAATTTATGGGGGAGGGGCATGTTACTGCTATGATTTCTATTAATcttgaacattttctttcttcatatgcATATTGTTTGGACTGTCCACAGATGTTTTAGTGGTAGAAGAAAATGGTCTTTTATTTCAAATGGCCAGAAAAAGCACAATATGGAAAAGTCACACTAAGACTCAGTGTGGAAAATCTTTGTATTTGTCATTTTTGGATCACTTTTGATATGTGTGTAAGATAAGTAACATTGTATccatttggatttttaaatatttctgttaTCATATTATTCATCAAATTGTGATATTGAATGTAAGTCACAGGATCCAAAACTGCATCAGATATTTCCCTTGGAGagtgttcatttatttgtttagtctTCTTTTTATCCCTAGTTTTATTTCTAGAGTTCTCAATTTCAATAGCAGTTTTTGATAGAGTATGAAATACCATGGGGGAGGGGTTGTCATGTGAAAACCTAATTGGTAGAATTACTGTGGAAAGAGGAGGATATTTGGAAAAGATGTGATTGGAGAAAATGGCTGATTAGAGGTACGTCTTTAAATTCCTGAGTCCTTTGCcaatttttcctttctatgtgCTATGAAGTAGAGACTGTCCAGAACACTGTACTGCCATCAAAATGCTATGAAGCTCATCATGATGGGCTGAATTTACTGACATGAAAGTCAAAATTAATCTTCCTTCTTATAAACTTCCTTCTCCAGGATTTTTTCACACATAAGGAAATTGTAACACTGAAATTGGTCCCAGAGAGATGTATTCATTATTGTGATAAACCTTCCTCTGAGGCTTTTAAACATTTGCAGGAAGAATTTGCAAGttttagagaagaaaataatgcAAACTACAGGATGTTATAAGCTCAAGAAATAGACAAATCTTATGGGAGCACATTAGAATACATATTGCTAATAAAAATACTGACACTGAAGGCTGGGCATATAAAGTATAATAAGCATGCTGTGTATAGATGAGATAAAGATATGCATGCTCTATTCTACGAAAAACATGCCTACatggtgaatatcctaacacTTGGTGGCTGGCTGTGTTGGAAGTTTATAATTATATAGttataaaagaaaatcagaacagAATGAATAAGATGTTTTTAGTCTGGTTAGAGATGTTTGTATAATATTTGTGCTTAGGAAGTTCTTTTTTCAGAAAATATTAGATATAACAAAACCCTTCATATGCATTACACTAACGCAATAGGAAAAATGTCATTAGTGCATCCTGGAACTTAACCATATGATACCAGAATATCAAGACTTGGATGTGGCAAACTTACCTGAATGTCCCTGGATAAATAGTGCCTCTAGACATATAGCACAGTCACAGTCACCTAGAAAATTGTCTCCTTAAGTATGATTTTTACAATATTTAACTACTCAGATTCTCAGGGTTTGCAGACTCCATCCATGTAAGCCTAGACATAGCTGAAGTTAtcggcaatttttaaaaatatttttttattatgtattttcctcaattacatttctaatgctataccaaatgtcccccatacccttccccccactcccctacccacccattcccactttttggccctggtgttcccctgtactggggcatataaagtcttcatgtccaatgggcctctctttccagtgatggcctattaggctatcttttgatacaaatgcagctagagtcaagagctccggggtagtggttagttcataatgttgttggaCCTACaaggttgcatatccctttagctccttggatactttctctagcttctccattgggggtcctgtgatcaaTCAAATagcggactgtgagcatccacttatgtgtttgctaggccccggcctagtctcacaagagacagctatatcagggtcctttcagcaaactcttgccagtgtatgcaatggggtcatcatttggaggctagttatgggatggatccctggatatggcagtctctagatggtccatccttttgtctcagctccaaactttgtttctgtaactgcttccatgggtgattgtttccaattctaagaaggggcaaagtgtctacactttggtcttcgttcttcttcagtttcatgtgttttacaaattgtcttttatatctcgggtatactaagtttctgggctaatatccacttatcagtgagtacatatcatttgagttcttttgtgattgtgttacctcactcaggatgatgccctccaggtcgatccatttgcctaggaatttcataaattcactctttttaatagctgactagtactccattgtgtaaatgtaccacattttttttgtatccattcctctgttgaggggcatctgggttcttttcagcttctggctcttatgaataaggctgctatgaacatagtggagcatgtgtccttcttaccggttgggacatcttcgggatgtatgcccaggagaggtattgcgggatcctctggtagtactatgtccaattttctgaggaaccgccagactgatttccagagtggttgtacaagcttgtaatcccaccaacaatggaggagtgttcctctttctccacatcctcaccagcagtgTCCTTTAATCTTTCTCCACTGTTCTTTCCTGCTATGGAAACATATTAGCACCAGCTGCAGTTGTTCCTTCCATTCCCATAACCTTTAGAGAATACCGGGGGAAACAATGATGTGGAAACTTGGTGCTGAATCATCTTCCACCAATCACAGAACAGAATTGtaagtttggttttgtgtgtgttcaatgaaatcacctttttttgtttttcaccaTTGAAACCAAAAACTCAAGGTATAAATAGCTGTAAAGGAAAAGCGTTTCACTTCAGACACACTGAAAAACTATGAAGATCATCACCTTCTTCACTTTTCTGGGAGCTGCTGGTGAGTCTTTCAAAGAACATTTCATCAgatgtatattatacatacaaGTTTGTGTTTTGTGAGTGGGAAAACAGTAACTAAGTAAATATTCCATGTGCAAGGGGCTAAAAGCAGGCAGTCAACACTATTTGCTACATTTATGTATTCTATAGCTTAGTagatgaaaagaaacaaacagtgcAAATGAACTTAATGGGCATCCTGACATTTGTGTGAAGAAGTCTAAATAATTGGAATTATTTTCTGCTCCAAGGAAAAGATGTAAACATTAAATTCTAATTATGTGGAAGATGAAACTCTGCTTATTTATATGAAGTTATCATAATTAGAAGAGATAGGGTATTTTTCATGGGTAAAAACTTTAGGTTCTATTCACAAAATCTTTACTAAGAAAATCAGTCCTATATCAGTGTTGCTGAATACTGAAGAACAggaaaaatgatattttctagggtAATAcaactaaatttaaaactaaattttcataattaaaatggGTTTTGATTTGTAAAGTTTCTCATGTTTGGAAAATTCAGccactatttttaaatattacaatGTTCAACTCATACAGATTTATTATGGTCtttagattatattaaatattGAGGGTAGTTATAATCACTATAAATTATGTACATGTATTGaatttagtaataataaaaatactaggACAAACTCTTGATGAATCAGTGTATGAAAAATGCTAAATGCATTAATATATGTCCAACAGATAACTGAAATAACAGGAAACTTTTGGAAAGAAAAACATAGAATTGTGGTTAAATGATTTACACAAATTGTATTCAATAAACTAACTCAGTCACTCATTTGTATGTGTtaggtattttaaaaattaaagataaatttaaaagtCCATTGAATGTGATGAAAAATGTTCCTTTGAATAAATGGCTTGCCTCTATGCCTTGGGAACCAGGAAAGATACTGGGACCCTGTACCAAAAAGATAAATTCAACACTTGAAAGTAGTTTTTGCTCTCCAGGGACCACTATGctacacataatcacacacacacacacacacacacacacacacacacacacacacacacacacacacaggcacacacacacacacacgcaccacaaacagagagagaaaataaataatttttacttttagatTTGATTCACCATGATATCAAGAGAGTATATGCTGATATTAGAAAATGATAACTTTCAAGAGACTATAAGCATATTTTACCCAACAGGAGGATATGTGTCTTTTCTGGTTGGTCTGTACAAACTTCATTTGGAAGACTAATTTTGAGACAAGTCTTCTTATGCTAAATATACAAAACTCTCCCCCAGTTGCTCTCCCAGCTAACAGTGATGACAAGATTGTTGGAGGCTACACATGTCCGAAGCATTCGGTTCCTTACCAGGTGTCTCTGAATGATGGCATTAGCCATCAGTGTGGTGGCTCCCTTATCAGTGATCAGTGGGTACTGTCTGCTGCTCACTGCTACAAAAGGTAATGAAACAATACTCAAATTTCTATGTTCTACGGTCATTCTGTCCTCCGGTATCACCTTAAGGGCATGGTCCTTTGTGAATCTGTACGGGCAGGACACACCTGATGGAATGCTCTATCCTGAACATTGGCTGTAAGGCACAATACACATTAACTTCATAGCCCTGACAGTACTGGATGCTTTAAGAAGATGATGTCTGTGTTTTTATGTTCAGAACTTTCAGTTTGGTAAAGAAAAACCTCTACAGGGATATTTAGAAATCTTTTATCTTTTAATGCAGAAGACTCCAGGTTCGCCTTGGTGAACACAATATTGATGTCCTTGAGGGTGGTGAGCAATTTATTGATGCAGAAAAGATCATTCGACACCCAGACTATAACAAGGACACTGTGGATAATGACATCATGCTGATTAAATTGAAGTCACCTGCCATCCTTAACTCCCAAGTATCCACAGTCTCTCTGCCCAGATCCTGTGCATCTACAAATGCTCAGTGCCTTGTTTCTGGCTGGGGAAATACTGTGAGCATTGGTGGTAAGTGTCAATGGAACTTGTCCATGTGTAAAAATAAGAGAGACAAAATGTATGTTGGTTGTCAACATGGCAAAATTGTCACTGTGAGAGATACTTGTAGAAGTTTTAAACAAAGACAGTCTAGGAATGTATAATTTGTAGGCCAGAACATTGCTTCACTGGGACCATGGGGGGAAAccaatagcatttgaaatgtaaatgaagaaaatatctaataaaaatgtaaaaaaaaaaaaacatgagctaTTAGCAAGATGCTAAATTATTTACCTGGTGGAGTCAATTATATGAGGGAATGAAAACTCAAGTGATAAACAGAAGAGATGCCTGGGATTTGTTGTTCCCTGAAGAATCTATCTCATGGAGGAAAtactaaaatatttgaaaatccaaAAGCCAACAATGTATTGTCATAAAGGACAGCTTATTAAAACTATTGGGGAAAATgttctaaaagaaaaatatgctTAAATTATGATGTTTGGCAAATAGAATTAGAAATTTCAGGGAAGATATTGAGTGACCTtgccttcttttttctctcaACAGGAAAATACCCAGCACTCCTTCAATGTCTGGAAGCTCCTGTCCTCTCGGCCAGTTCTTGCAAAAAATCCTACCCAGGCCAGATTACCAGCAATATGTTctgcctgggattcctggaggGTGGAAAGGACTCCTGTGATGTGAGTGTTCTTTGACTCTTTCTACAAATGATTGTTCTTTGACTCCTTCTacaactgtctctctctctctctctctctctctctctctctctctctctctgtgtgtgtgtgtgtgtgtgtgtgtgtgtgtgtgtttgtgtgtgtgtgtccctctgtctgtctatttttcACTCCATCAGTATCCTTCTCCTTGGCTGAGAACCATGTACATCTGTCTGGAAGAATTCCCATGGGATGAGATAAGTCCTATGagtaaaaacaggttttctcactGTAATATTCATGGATAACCTCAAGGTTGAACTATGTACAAAAGATGGTATGCAAACAGTACATGGAAACAAACTTCTGAGAAGCTGGTTTATAGCATGCAACCACTCTTGAAAGACAGCAAAAGGAACAGCAAGAAATACCGCCAGCCTTTATCTTTTCCTGACCTTTGTCAACTAAGGAACCTTGAGCTTATAGAGACAGTATTAAAAATAAGGGGTAAATTGCAATTAACTGTACAGGGAGTCTTCATTGCTTCAATGTCAGTACCTGTTATTTTGGCTccatgaaaacaggaaaacatcgTGGAGTCCATTCTCGCACCTCAACATAAACATATTgtaatcttattttctttctgaccAGGGTGATTCTGGTGGACCTGTCGTCTGCAATGGAGAGATCCAGGGTATTGTCTCCTGGGGTTCAGTCTGTGCAATGAGAGGGAAGCCTGGTGTTTACACCAAAGTCTGCAACTACCTAAGCTGGATTCAGGAGACCATGGCGAACAACTGATTTCTCTTGCCTTCCATAAATCATCTATTTCttatccatttctctttcttcttatgCCTGAAATGAGgttgaaataaatacatttctgcTGCTCTATATA
This window harbors:
- the 1810009J06Rik gene encoding RIKEN cDNA 1810009J06 precursor; its protein translation is MKIITFFTFLGAAVALPANSDDKIVGGYTCPKHSVPYQVSLNDGISHQCGGSLISDQWVLSAAHCYKRRLQVRLGEHNIDVLEGGEQFIDAEKIIRHPDYNKDTVDNDIMLIKLKSPAILNSQVSTVSLPRSCASTNAQCLVSGWGNTVSIGGKYPALLQCLEAPVLSASSCKKSYPGQITSNMFCLGFLEGGKDSCDGDSGGPVVCNGEIQGIVSWGSVCAMRGKPGVYTKVCNYLSWIQETMANN